The Mesobacillus jeotgali genome window below encodes:
- the nagB gene encoding glucosamine-6-phosphate deaminase, translated as MKLISTSNYEELSQEAAEEIISRIKRNPSLNLGLATGSTPTGLYQELIRDHKQNQTSYKDINTFNLDEYIGIPKKDHNSYHYFMCEHLFEHIDIPLDQTHIPDGTAKDLDKECRRYEQFIEEHGGIDLQILGIGQNGHIGFNEPGTPFDSRTHIINLAESTRKANSRFFESLEDVPKQAITMGIASIMDSKEIFLLVSGTSKAEALARLMNGDVSEHFPASILQNHRNVTIFADKEATALL; from the coding sequence TTGAAACTGATTTCAACTTCAAATTACGAGGAGCTCAGCCAGGAAGCTGCAGAGGAAATCATCTCACGAATCAAGAGGAATCCATCGCTGAACCTTGGACTTGCTACCGGAAGTACGCCAACCGGCCTCTACCAGGAACTCATCAGGGACCATAAGCAGAACCAGACTTCCTATAAAGATATCAACACATTCAATCTGGACGAGTACATTGGCATTCCAAAAAAAGATCATAATAGCTATCACTACTTCATGTGTGAACATTTATTTGAGCACATTGATATCCCACTTGACCAGACACATATCCCAGATGGCACAGCGAAGGATCTCGATAAGGAATGCAGGCGCTATGAGCAGTTCATTGAAGAGCATGGCGGCATTGACCTGCAGATCCTCGGAATCGGGCAGAACGGCCATATTGGTTTTAATGAACCAGGCACTCCCTTTGATAGCAGGACGCATATCATCAATCTGGCAGAAAGCACGCGCAAAGCCAACTCAAGATTCTTTGAATCATTGGAGGATGTACCTAAGCAAGCCATCACGATGGGAATCGCCTCGATCATGGACAGCAAAGAAATCTTCCTGCTAGTTTCCGGCACTTCCAAAGCAGAAGCCCTTGCCCGTTTGATGAATGGAGATGTCAGCGAGCACTTCCCTGCTTCCATCCTTCAAAATCATCGAAATGTAACGATATTCGCAGATAAAGAAGCGACAGCATTGCTTTAA
- a CDS encoding GntR family transcriptional regulator, with translation MIDKRSPIPIYHQLEEYIKTQIDSGELQPDEAIPSERVYADMFQISRMTIRQALTNLVNDGYLYRQKGRGTFVNKKKVEQRLQGLTSFTEDMKERGFTPGSKLVSFEIIPSGREIAERLKLSENTPVYEIKRVRLADNVPMALETTYLPANLVKGLTEDIINQSLYQYIEEKLSLTIHEATQQIEASIAKEQELRLLEIEKGSPVLLILRTSHLKDGTPFEFVKSAYRADRYKFVHTMQRG, from the coding sequence ATGATTGATAAACGTTCACCCATACCTATTTACCATCAGCTCGAGGAATATATCAAAACTCAGATCGACAGCGGCGAACTCCAGCCAGATGAAGCGATTCCTTCTGAACGCGTCTATGCAGATATGTTCCAGATCAGCAGGATGACCATCAGGCAGGCATTGACGAATCTTGTAAATGACGGATATTTGTACCGACAAAAAGGCAGAGGCACATTCGTGAACAAAAAGAAGGTCGAACAACGGCTGCAAGGATTGACAAGTTTCACAGAAGACATGAAAGAACGAGGCTTCACTCCTGGAAGCAAACTCGTATCCTTTGAAATCATCCCATCCGGACGGGAAATTGCTGAGCGACTCAAACTCAGTGAAAATACTCCGGTATATGAAATCAAGCGTGTCAGGCTTGCAGACAATGTGCCGATGGCCCTTGAGACCACCTATCTGCCGGCAAATCTGGTCAAAGGATTGACAGAAGACATCATCAACCAGTCGCTATATCAGTATATCGAAGAAAAATTGTCACTGACCATCCACGAAGCCACCCAGCAAATCGAAGCGTCCATTGCAAAGGAACAGGAATTACGCCTACTCGAAATCGAAAAAGGCTCCCCTGTCCTCCTGATTCTCAGGACTTCACATTTGAAAGATGGCACACCATTCGAATTCGTCAAATCTGCCTATCGCGCCGACCGATACAAATTCGTCCACACCATGCAGCGTGGCTGA
- a CDS encoding DUF2164 domain-containing protein produces the protein MMLKNFQIDDHAKNQMTDEIKRYFLEERGEELGDLAALLILEFVADKLAPHFYNIGIQDAHEFISQRVEDIFELNK, from the coding sequence ATGATGCTGAAAAATTTCCAGATTGATGATCACGCGAAGAATCAGATGACGGACGAAATCAAGAGATATTTTCTTGAAGAGCGCGGAGAGGAACTAGGCGACCTGGCTGCCTTGCTGATTCTTGAGTTCGTTGCCGACAAGCTCGCCCCCCACTTTTACAACATCGGAATCCAGGATGCCCATGAATTTATATCGCAGCGGGTTGAGGACATTTTTGAATTGAATAAATAA
- a CDS encoding N-acetylmuramoyl-L-alanine amidase — MLDAGHGYNTPGKRSPDGMREYEFNRAVANYARQLLANYKNVTVYFSHSDQQDVSLKARTDKANSLNVDIFVSIHANAFGSGGWSDVGGIETFIYPSRPPVAYQLGQKIQRTLVVSTGLENRGVKTADFHVLRETKMDAVLVECGFMTNRDEIKLLRSETYRRTIAEGIVKALAEQFKLQRKAIAPAPGPTPAPAPAPAPPPAKAPAPAKKDGLFKVQAGAFENEENAKELAERLRKAGFDVYIDKE, encoded by the coding sequence ATGCTTGATGCTGGGCATGGCTACAACACCCCGGGTAAGCGAAGTCCTGATGGTATGAGAGAATATGAGTTTAACAGGGCTGTGGCCAATTATGCCAGACAGCTGCTGGCAAACTATAAGAATGTCACAGTGTATTTTTCTCATTCTGATCAGCAGGATGTATCATTGAAGGCTAGGACAGATAAGGCAAACAGCCTGAATGTAGATATATTTGTTTCAATTCATGCAAATGCTTTTGGCAGCGGCGGCTGGAGCGATGTCGGCGGAATTGAAACATTTATCTATCCATCAAGGCCGCCCGTGGCTTATCAGCTGGGCCAGAAAATCCAACGTACCCTTGTCGTCTCGACGGGCCTCGAAAACCGTGGTGTGAAAACAGCCGATTTCCATGTCCTGAGGGAAACAAAAATGGACGCCGTGCTTGTGGAATGCGGATTCATGACAAACCGCGATGAAATTAAACTACTGCGTTCTGAAACTTACCGCAGAACGATTGCGGAAGGCATCGTGAAGGCATTGGCTGAGCAGTTCAAGCTGCAGCGCAAGGCTATTGCTCCTGCACCTGGTCCGACACCCGCACCGGCCCCAGCGCCAGCTCCGCCACCAGCAAAAGCCCCTGCACCAGCTAAAAAAGACGGGCTGTTTAAAGTCCAGGCAGGCGCATTCGAAAATGAGGAAAACGCCAAAGAGCTTGCTGAGCGATTGAGAAAAGCAGGTTTTGATGTCTATATTGACAAAGAATAG
- a CDS encoding phage holin family protein: MRWLLGIVINAVLFMALAGYFEDDIYLSGFGAALGASFVLSILNVLVKPILILLTLPVTVLSLGLFLFVINAITLMLTDSLMGSSFEISSFGMALLTAIIMSIANLIIQNTFLSKSKE; encoded by the coding sequence ATGAGATGGCTGTTAGGAATTGTCATTAACGCTGTTCTCTTCATGGCTCTTGCTGGCTATTTCGAGGATGATATTTATCTTTCAGGCTTTGGTGCCGCTTTGGGAGCAAGCTTCGTTCTATCGATCCTGAATGTTCTCGTTAAGCCAATCTTGATTCTGCTAACGCTCCCTGTAACAGTGCTAAGCCTTGGGCTATTCTTGTTTGTCATCAATGCCATAACGCTGATGCTGACGGATAGTTTGATGGGGAGTTCATTCGAGATCTCCAGCTTCGGCATGGCGCTGCTCACTGCCATCATCATGTCGATCGCCAACTTGATCATCCAGAACACGTTTTTAAGTAAGTCAAAAGAGTAG
- a CDS encoding PspC domain-containing protein, with protein MKLTRSRKNRMLAGVLGGMAESFGMSAALVRILFVILTFSTAFFPMAMIYLVLVFVLPNGEGY; from the coding sequence ATGAAATTAACCCGCTCACGGAAAAATCGAATGCTGGCAGGAGTGCTCGGAGGCATGGCAGAGTCCTTTGGGATGAGTGCAGCACTCGTACGTATACTGTTTGTAATCTTGACGTTCAGTACTGCGTTTTTTCCCATGGCCATGATTTATCTTGTGCTAGTGTTCGTACTGCCAAACGGGGAAGGGTATTAA
- a CDS encoding DUF4097 domain-containing protein has translation MMKEERKRILKLVEEGKMTVDEALFLIEQMEQGNAQSQSTALSTDVKFEESQKEEFKKEDFNTYKFNSVKDKVLDFVDSAFKKIKDFDLDLNFGQSVDITHIFQQGDAYLNQVDIDMANGSVKVVPWEQKDVRIECSAKVYRVENQDEARRKFLEDAIFTIENQKLRFSVQQKWMKVDAVIHIPKEEYETVRIRLFNGSIEGENLTVKDCRAKTANGKVLLGNLECGKLETETANGQITVARSAIKELEVETINGAIKADGFFDQVDLQSFNGNVTCTVKNQDCESVEVKATTGSIDVFLPEKTPASGELKSNLGGFTIEIDGIQVVEEKSDMVQKNLRFKPAESGQKAVRLYADTKTGSIAVKKLIQ, from the coding sequence ATGATGAAGGAAGAACGTAAAAGGATTCTTAAATTAGTTGAGGAAGGGAAAATGACGGTTGATGAAGCTTTATTCCTGATTGAGCAAATGGAGCAGGGTAACGCGCAAAGCCAATCAACTGCATTGTCAACGGATGTAAAATTTGAAGAAAGCCAAAAGGAAGAGTTCAAGAAGGAAGACTTCAATACTTATAAATTCAATTCTGTAAAAGACAAGGTGCTGGACTTTGTCGATTCAGCATTCAAAAAAATAAAGGATTTCGATTTGGATCTAAATTTTGGCCAGTCTGTCGATATCACGCATATTTTCCAGCAGGGCGATGCTTATCTGAATCAGGTGGATATTGATATGGCAAATGGATCTGTAAAGGTTGTGCCATGGGAGCAAAAAGATGTACGTATCGAGTGCAGCGCAAAAGTATACCGAGTCGAAAACCAGGATGAGGCACGCAGGAAGTTTTTAGAGGACGCGATTTTCACGATTGAAAACCAGAAGCTCCGTTTCTCGGTCCAGCAGAAGTGGATGAAGGTAGATGCGGTCATCCATATCCCGAAAGAAGAATATGAAACGGTTCGAATTCGTCTGTTTAATGGCTCCATCGAAGGTGAAAACTTAACAGTAAAGGACTGCCGCGCAAAAACTGCGAACGGCAAAGTCTTGCTTGGGAATCTCGAGTGCGGCAAGCTCGAGACAGAAACTGCAAATGGACAAATCACAGTCGCCAGGAGCGCAATCAAGGAGCTTGAAGTTGAAACGATCAATGGCGCCATCAAAGCGGATGGCTTTTTCGATCAAGTCGATCTCCAATCTTTCAATGGCAATGTCACATGTACAGTGAAAAATCAGGATTGCGAAAGCGTAGAAGTGAAGGCGACTACCGGCAGCATCGATGTATTCCTGCCAGAGAAAACGCCGGCCAGTGGTGAGTTGAAATCGAATCTTGGCGGCTTTACAATTGAAATCGACGGCATCCAGGTCGTTGAAGAGAAAAGCGATATGGTCCAGAAGAACCTGCGTTTCAAGCCTGCCGAAAGCGGACAAAAAGCTGTCAGGCTTTATGCGGATACAAAAACCGGCTCCATTGCAGTGAAAAAATTAATCCAATAG
- a CDS encoding DUF4870 domain-containing protein has product MDTKRILSALCYFSVMFAGILFPLVAYLASEDEDVKFHAKKALLSHLIPLIPLPLILIAAIIDFTGGTGGFPLLMFSSAILMVILSLIVLIWNLVKGIKVLNIN; this is encoded by the coding sequence ATGGATACGAAAAGGATTCTGTCTGCTTTGTGCTATTTCAGTGTTATGTTTGCCGGGATTTTGTTTCCGCTTGTAGCTTATTTGGCTTCCGAGGATGAGGATGTAAAGTTTCATGCGAAGAAGGCACTGCTGTCACATCTTATTCCGTTGATTCCGCTGCCGCTTATTTTGATTGCAGCTATAATCGATTTTACAGGAGGGACCGGGGGATTCCCTCTGCTAATGTTCAGCAGCGCTATTTTAATGGTCATACTGAGTCTGATCGTGTTGATCTGGAATCTGGTCAAAGGGATAAAAGTGCTTAATATAAATTGA
- the uvrA gene encoding excinuclease ABC subunit UvrA, whose product MAMDKLIVKGARAHNLKNIDVTIPRDKLVVLTGLSGSGKSSLAFDTIYAEGQRRYVESLSAYARQFLGQMDKPDVDSIEGLSPAISIDQKTTSRNPRSTVGTVTEIYDYLRLLFARVGRPTCPVHNIEISSQTIEQMVDRVLEYPERTKLQILAPLVSGRKGTHVKVLEDVKKQGYVRVRIDGEMHDLGDEIELEKNKKHSIEVVIDRIVVKEGIAARLADSLEAALKLGDGNVLIDVIGEEELMFSENHACPICGFSIGELEPRMFSFNSPFGACPECDGLGAKLEVDVDLVVPNKELSLKQHAIAPWEPTSSQYYPQLLEAVCNHYGIDMNVPVKDLPDHELDKILYGSEKDRIYFRYENDWGQVRENYIVFEGVLKNIERRYKETGSDYIREQMEKYMGEHACPTCKGYRLKRETLAVLVDGRHIGEVTALSVEEAHQFFQSLELSEKEMKIANMIFREITERLGFLINVGLDYLTMSRSAGTLSGGEAQRIRLATQIGSRLTGVLYILDEPSIGLHQRDNDRLIDTLKNMRDIGNTLIVVEHDEDTMLAADHLIDIGPGAGVHGGEIISQGTPAEVMDDPNSLTGKYLSGKKFIPLPIERRKPDGRFIEIKGAKENNLKNVNVKFPLGTFMAVTGVSGSGKSTLINEILHKSLAMQLHRAKSKPGEFREIKGVEHLDKVIDIDQSPIGRTPRSNPATYTGVFDDIRDVFASTNEAKVRGYKKGRFSFNVKGGRCEACRGDGIIKIEMHFLPDVYVPCEVCHGKRYNRETLEVKYKGKNISDILDMTVEAAVEFFANIPKIARKLQTIYDVGLGYITLGQPATTLSGGEAQRVKLASELHRRSTGRSLYILDEPTTGLHVDDISRLLIVLQRLVENGDTVLVIEHNLDVIKAADYIVDLGPEGGDRGGTIVATGTPEKIAEVEESYTGKYLKPVLERDRLRMKEQIEEKEKSTSNA is encoded by the coding sequence ATGGCTATGGATAAACTGATTGTCAAAGGCGCCAGGGCCCATAATTTAAAAAATATAGATGTCACCATTCCGAGAGACAAGCTTGTTGTTCTGACAGGGCTTTCTGGTTCAGGAAAGTCCTCGCTTGCATTCGACACCATTTATGCTGAGGGACAGCGCCGTTATGTAGAATCTTTGTCTGCCTATGCGCGCCAGTTCCTCGGTCAAATGGACAAGCCGGATGTTGACTCGATCGAAGGATTGTCTCCGGCGATTTCCATCGACCAAAAAACGACGAGCCGTAATCCCCGTTCAACAGTAGGAACGGTGACCGAGATTTACGATTATTTACGACTGCTTTTCGCCAGGGTTGGCCGTCCAACCTGTCCGGTTCACAATATCGAAATCTCATCACAAACAATCGAGCAGATGGTTGACCGCGTGCTCGAATATCCCGAAAGGACAAAGCTGCAGATCCTTGCTCCGCTTGTTTCCGGCAGGAAGGGTACTCATGTCAAAGTCCTTGAAGATGTGAAAAAGCAAGGCTATGTCCGTGTACGTATTGACGGTGAGATGCATGACCTTGGAGACGAAATCGAGCTCGAGAAAAACAAGAAGCATTCAATTGAAGTCGTCATCGACCGGATCGTCGTCAAGGAGGGAATTGCTGCCCGCCTTGCGGATTCTTTGGAAGCTGCACTGAAGCTTGGCGACGGTAATGTCCTGATTGACGTGATCGGCGAGGAAGAATTGATGTTCAGCGAGAACCACGCCTGCCCGATCTGCGGATTCTCGATTGGCGAGCTAGAGCCCCGCATGTTCTCATTCAACAGCCCTTTTGGTGCCTGCCCTGAATGTGACGGGCTCGGTGCGAAGCTGGAGGTTGACGTGGATTTGGTCGTCCCAAACAAGGAGCTTTCATTGAAGCAGCATGCGATTGCTCCATGGGAACCAACAAGCTCACAGTATTACCCACAGCTGCTTGAAGCAGTCTGCAATCATTATGGAATCGATATGAACGTACCGGTGAAAGACCTGCCAGATCATGAGCTGGACAAGATTCTTTACGGTTCAGAAAAAGACCGGATTTATTTCCGTTATGAAAATGACTGGGGCCAGGTCCGTGAGAACTATATTGTTTTTGAGGGCGTCTTGAAAAATATCGAGCGCCGCTATAAGGAAACAGGCTCTGATTATATCCGTGAGCAGATGGAAAAATATATGGGCGAACATGCCTGCCCAACCTGTAAAGGTTACAGGCTCAAGCGTGAAACGCTGGCTGTTCTTGTGGATGGCCGCCATATCGGTGAAGTGACGGCGCTATCGGTCGAGGAAGCGCACCAATTTTTCCAAAGTCTTGAGCTTTCGGAAAAAGAAATGAAGATTGCTAATATGATTTTCCGCGAGATTACGGAACGTCTTGGCTTCTTGATCAATGTCGGTTTGGATTATCTGACGATGAGCAGGTCGGCTGGGACGCTTTCCGGCGGAGAAGCACAGCGTATCAGGCTTGCAACCCAGATTGGCTCTCGACTCACGGGTGTCCTGTATATTCTCGATGAGCCTTCCATCGGTTTGCATCAGCGCGACAATGACAGACTGATCGATACGCTGAAAAACATGCGCGATATCGGCAATACGCTGATTGTCGTCGAGCATGATGAAGACACGATGCTTGCAGCGGACCATCTGATCGATATCGGTCCTGGAGCGGGTGTACATGGCGGTGAAATCATATCGCAGGGAACGCCTGCAGAAGTCATGGATGATCCGAATTCACTGACAGGTAAGTACCTTTCTGGTAAAAAGTTCATCCCGCTGCCGATTGAGCGCCGAAAGCCGGATGGCCGTTTTATCGAAATCAAGGGTGCAAAGGAAAACAACCTTAAAAATGTCAATGTGAAGTTCCCGCTTGGAACCTTCATGGCTGTAACAGGTGTTTCCGGTTCTGGTAAAAGTACGCTGATCAATGAAATCCTGCACAAATCACTGGCGATGCAGCTTCATCGTGCAAAAAGCAAGCCAGGCGAGTTCAGGGAGATCAAAGGTGTCGAGCACCTCGATAAGGTCATCGATATTGACCAGTCGCCAATCGGACGTACGCCAAGATCCAACCCTGCAACCTACACGGGAGTGTTCGATGATATCCGTGATGTCTTTGCTTCGACGAATGAAGCGAAGGTCCGCGGCTATAAGAAAGGCCGCTTCAGCTTCAACGTTAAAGGTGGACGCTGTGAAGCCTGCCGAGGCGACGGTATCATCAAGATCGAAATGCACTTCCTGCCTGATGTGTACGTGCCATGCGAAGTCTGTCACGGCAAACGATACAACCGCGAGACATTGGAAGTGAAATATAAAGGGAAGAATATTTCCGATATCCTTGATATGACCGTTGAAGCAGCGGTGGAATTCTTCGCGAACATTCCGAAGATCGCCCGCAAGCTGCAGACGATTTATGATGTCGGCCTTGGCTATATCACTCTCGGCCAGCCGGCGACGACCCTTTCCGGCGGGGAAGCGCAGCGGGTCAAGCTGGCATCCGAGCTTCACCGACGTTCCACCGGCCGTTCGCTGTATATCCTGGATGAACCGACGACTGGCTTACATGTCGATGACATTTCGCGCCTGCTTATCGTCCTCCAGCGACTCGTTGAAAATGGCGACACCGTGCTGGTGATTGAGCACAATCTCGATGTCATCAAAGCTGCGGACTATATCGTCGACCTCGGACCTGAAGGCGGTGACCGCGGCGGCACAATCGTCGCCACCGGAACACCAGAAAAGATTGCCGAAGTGGAAGAATCCTATACCGGCAAATACCTGAAACCGGTACTGGAACGCGATAGGCTGCGGATGAAAGAACAGATTGAGGAAAAAGAAAAAAGCACAAGCAATGCTTAA
- the uvrB gene encoding excinuclease ABC subunit UvrB, with translation MKDQFELVSKYSPQGDQPAAIKELVQGIRNNKKHQTLLGATGTGKTFTISNVIKEVNKPTLVIAHNKTLAGQLYSEFKEFFPNNAVEYFVSYYDYYQPEAYVPQTDTFIEKDASINDEIDKLRHSATSSLFERKDVIIIASVSCIYGLGNPDEYRDMVVSLRTGMDIERNKLLHKLVDIQYERNDIDFKRGTFRVRGDVVEIFPASRDEHCMRVEFFGDEIDRIREVDALTGEIIGERDHVAIFPASHFVTREEKLRVAIENIEKELEERLEVLRAEEKLLEAQRLEQRTRYDLEMMREMGFCSGIENYSRHLTLRPAGATPYTLLDYFPDDFLIVVDESHVTLPQIRGMFNGDQARKQVLVDHGFRLPSAMDNRPLTFAEFEKHVKQAVFVSATPGPYELEHTPEMVQQIIRPTGLLDPTIDVRPIEGQIDDLIGEIQERTKRNERVLVTTLTKKMSEDLTDYLKEIGIKVQYLHSEIKTLERIEIIRELRLGKYDVLIGINLLREGLDIPEVSLVTILDADKEGFLRSERSLIQTIGRAARNSNGHVIMYADKMTDSMEKAISETKRRRAIQEEYNEKHGITPQTIQKAIRDVIRATIAAEEQEEYSPAEGLKKLTKKDREQVILNMEKEMKEAAKALNFERAAELRDLILELKAEG, from the coding sequence GTGAAGGATCAATTTGAATTAGTCTCGAAATATTCTCCGCAGGGGGACCAGCCTGCGGCCATTAAAGAACTGGTGCAGGGAATACGCAATAACAAGAAGCATCAGACCCTTCTCGGCGCGACTGGAACAGGGAAGACGTTCACGATTTCTAATGTGATCAAGGAAGTGAACAAGCCGACGCTTGTCATCGCCCACAATAAAACTCTTGCAGGCCAGCTCTACAGCGAGTTCAAGGAATTTTTCCCGAACAATGCGGTTGAGTATTTCGTCAGTTACTATGATTATTATCAGCCAGAGGCTTATGTGCCGCAGACGGATACGTTCATTGAGAAGGACGCGAGCATCAATGATGAAATTGACAAGCTGCGTCACTCAGCTACTTCCTCATTATTTGAGCGCAAAGATGTCATCATCATTGCCAGTGTTTCCTGTATCTATGGCCTCGGTAATCCAGATGAATACCGGGACATGGTCGTGTCACTCAGGACAGGTATGGATATTGAGCGGAACAAGCTGCTCCACAAGTTGGTGGATATCCAGTATGAACGGAATGATATTGACTTCAAGCGCGGGACGTTCCGTGTCCGCGGCGATGTTGTCGAGATTTTTCCGGCATCCCGTGATGAACACTGCATGAGGGTCGAGTTTTTTGGCGATGAGATTGACCGGATTCGTGAGGTCGATGCGCTGACTGGCGAGATCATTGGCGAACGTGACCATGTCGCAATCTTCCCGGCGTCTCACTTCGTTACCCGCGAAGAAAAATTGAGGGTAGCCATCGAGAACATTGAAAAAGAATTGGAAGAACGCCTTGAGGTGCTTCGTGCCGAGGAAAAACTTCTTGAGGCCCAAAGGCTCGAGCAGCGGACAAGATATGACCTTGAGATGATGCGTGAGATGGGCTTCTGCTCCGGCATCGAAAACTATTCACGTCACCTGACGTTGAGGCCGGCTGGTGCGACTCCATATACATTACTCGATTACTTCCCTGATGACTTTTTGATTGTCGTCGATGAGTCGCATGTTACATTGCCGCAAATACGGGGAATGTTTAATGGTGACCAGGCACGTAAACAAGTGCTGGTTGATCATGGTTTCCGCCTGCCGTCAGCGATGGATAATCGCCCGCTGACATTTGCTGAATTCGAAAAACATGTCAAACAGGCGGTTTTCGTATCGGCAACTCCAGGTCCGTACGAGCTTGAGCATACGCCGGAAATGGTACAGCAGATCATCCGACCGACAGGACTGCTTGATCCGACGATCGATGTAAGGCCGATCGAGGGCCAGATTGATGACCTGATCGGTGAAATCCAGGAGCGTACGAAGCGGAATGAGCGCGTGCTCGTAACGACCTTGACGAAAAAGATGTCCGAGGATCTGACCGATTACCTGAAGGAAATCGGCATCAAGGTCCAGTACCTGCACTCTGAGATCAAGACGCTCGAGCGCATCGAGATCATCCGCGAGCTGCGACTTGGAAAATATGATGTGCTTATCGGAATCAACCTGTTAAGGGAAGGCCTTGATATACCAGAGGTATCCCTTGTCACCATTCTCGATGCTGATAAGGAAGGCTTCCTTCGTTCCGAAAGGTCGCTGATCCAGACGATCGGCCGTGCAGCGAGGAACTCGAATGGACATGTCATCATGTATGCAGACAAAATGACGGATTCGATGGAAAAGGCGATCAGCGAGACGAAGCGCCGCCGTGCCATCCAGGAAGAATACAATGAAAAGCATGGCATCACGCCGCAGACGATCCAGAAGGCTATCCGCGATGTGATCCGGGCAACGATTGCTGCCGAGGAGCAGGAAGAGTACAGCCCGGCAGAAGGCCTGAAGAAATTGACGAAGAAAGATCGCGAACAAGTGATTTTAAATATGGAAAAAGAAATGAAGGAAGCGGCAAAGGCCCTCAACTTCGAACGGGCAGCCGAGCTGCGTGACCTCATTCTTGAGTTAAAAGCGGAAGGATGA
- a CDS encoding CsbA family protein: MVLKYLSALLLPGFMVVFFTRVAYNHILALVLTVALIAASVYKGYTDSFLLIVIDAFSLTLGFFLANQMMKRNKK, encoded by the coding sequence TTGGTGCTGAAATATTTGTCCGCACTGTTACTGCCTGGTTTCATGGTTGTTTTTTTTACCAGGGTTGCCTATAACCACATCCTTGCGCTTGTGCTGACGGTCGCTTTGATTGCGGCTTCTGTTTATAAAGGGTACACAGATTCTTTCCTGCTGATTGTCATCGATGCTTTTTCATTGACGCTGGGCTTTTTTCTGGCAAACCAGATGATGAAGCGCAACAAAAAGTAG